In Fundulus heteroclitus isolate FHET01 chromosome 8, MU-UCD_Fhet_4.1, whole genome shotgun sequence, a genomic segment contains:
- the ythdc1 gene encoding YTH domain-containing protein 1, translating into MAADRREDKDGELSVLEDLLTEAPDQDDELYNPETERDINDKKGTKRKSECSDSQDHKRLRPSSGRAPSRASASSKRPLGSSLSSKKVSSPRSRHAAAYHHSYYEDRRGRRGAREGPRSRPAEDGRRRETQRGLEVLSQKLRRDGRRASPAPHTEDQSEDEAEADYSSEPASGSSSPAASHEEEEEEEEDEEEEEENQEEEVEEGMEEEEEEGEKEEEEDEEEEDYDERHAGDGNDYDTRSEAGDSRSASSVSFSDGESGPSGSASEASGSEKKREKLSSSVRAVRKGMENHTSQLHYILKDARFFLIKSNNHENVSLAKAKGVWSTLPVNEKKLNSAFQAARSVILVFSVRESGKFQGFARLSSQSHHGGSPIHWVLPAGMNAKMLGGVFRIDWLCRRELPFIKTAHLSNPWNDHKPVKIGRDGQEIAPKIGAQLCALFPLDESVDIHHVAHRIRHKRTPSELRPRGRPPQREPGRRRPEEYDLHGRKRPRADGPPDFNQRAGFIPDLRSQPVDRRFSSVRRDVFLNGSYDYMRDYHHNVGPPAPWQTLAAYPNVEQQPPHHPPYYHHSHPPPPPHQAFHHHHPSLPPHEAPPPRFRDKQRVPQHRAFASSPHDYDMRVDDFLRRTQAVVSSRRERERQRERERAGPRRDRERERARDRDRERERDKERGRYRR; encoded by the exons ATGGCGGCCGACCGGCGCGAGGACAAAG ACGGAGAGCTCAGTGTTCTGGAGGATCTACTGACCGAAGCTCCAGATCAGGACGACGAGCTGTACAACCCCGAGACCGAGCGGGACATCAATGACAAGAAAG GAACAAAGAGGAAGAGCGAGTGCTCTGACAGCCAGGACCATAAGAGGCTCCGCCCCTCATCAGGCCGCGCCCCCTCCAGGGCATCCGCCTCCAGCAAGCGGCCGCTGGGCTCGTCCTTGTCCTCCAAGAAGGTGTCGAGTCCTCGCAGTCGCCACGCCGCCGCCTACCATCACAGCTACTATGAGGACAGGAGGGGGCGGCGAGGGGCCCGCGAGGGGCCCCGCAGTCGCCCGGCGGAGGACGGGCGCCGCAGAGAGACCCAGAGGGGCCTGGAGGTTCTGAGTCAG AAGCTGCGGCGAGACGGAAGGCGGGCAAGCCCCGCCCCCCACACCGAGGACCAATCAGAGGACGAGGCGGAGGCCGACTACAGCTCGGAGCCGGCGTCGGGCAGCTCCTCCCCCGCTGCCTCGcacgaggaggaggaagaggaggaggaggacgaggaggaggaagaagagaaccaggaggaagaggtggaggagggtatggaggaagaggaggaggaaggtgagaaggaggaggaagaagacgaggaggaggaagactACGATGAGCGCCACGCCGGAGACGGGAACGACTACGACACCCGGAGCGAGGCGGGAGACTCCCGCTCCGCCTCCTCCGTCAGCTTCTCCGACGGCGAGTCGGGGCCCTCAGGCTCCGCCTCCGAGGCTTCAG gttcGGAGAAGAAGCGAGAGAAGCTGTCCTCGTCGGTCCGAGCCGTTCGCAAAGGAATGGAGA ATCACACCAGCCAGCTGCACTACATCCTCAAAGACGCTCGCTTCTTCCTCATCAAGAGCAACAACCATGAGAACGTTTCCCTGGCCAAAGCAAAG GGCGTTTGGTCCACGCTGCCGGTCAACGAGAAGAAGCTGAACTCGGCCTTCCAGGCGGCCCGAAGCGTCATCCTCGTCTTCTCCGTCAGGGAGAGCGGCAAGTTCCAAG GCTTCGCTCGTCTGTCGTCGCAGTCTCATCACGGCGGTTCCCCGATCCACTGGGTTCTGCCCGCCGGGATGAACGCCAAGATGCTGGGCGGAGTCTTCAGGATCGACTGGCTCTGCAG GAGGGAGCTTCCTTTCATCAAGACGGCTCACCTGTCCAACCCCTGGAACGACCACAAGCCCGTTAAGATCGGACGAGACGGACAG GAGATCGCTCCCAAGATCGGCGCGCAGCTCTGCGCCCTCTTCCCATTGGACGAGAGCGTGGACATCCACCACGTGGCTCACCGCATCCGTCACAAGCGCACGCCGTCAGAGCTGCGGCCCCGAGGCCGCCCGCCGCAGCGCGAGCCGGGAAG GCGTCGACCTGAAGAGTATGACCTGCATGGCAGGAAGCGACCACGAGCCGATGGTCCGCCGGACTTCAACCAGCGAGCAG GCTTCATCCCGGACCTCAGGAGCCAGCCGGTGGACAG GAGGTTCTCCAGCGTGAGACGAGACGTCTTCCTTAACGGG TCCTACGACTACATGAGGGACTACCACCACAACGTCGGGCCTCCAGCTCCCTGGCAGACTCTG GCGGCGTACCCCAACGTGGAGCAGCAGCCCCCCCACCACCCGCCCTACTACCACCACAgccaccccccgcccccccctcaCCAGGCCTTCCATCACCACCACCCCTCCCTGCCGCCGCACGAAGCTCCGCCTCCTCGCTTTAGAGACAAGCAGCGTGTGCCGCAGCACCGCGCCTTCGCCTCCAGTCCG cacGACTACGACATGCGGGTGGACGACTTCCTGCGGCGGACCCAGGCGGTGGTGAGCAGCAGGCGTGAGCGTGAGCGGCAGCGCGAGCGTGAGCGCGCCGGACCGCGGCGTGACCGTGAGCGTGAGCGAGCGAGGGACAgagacagggagagagagagggacaaGGAGAGGGGCCGGTACCGCAGGTGA
- the fktn gene encoding fukutin isoform X1: MPRVNRTLVFVLLLVSSCAFLLFQLYYYRNYVSKQTGLHLLNPGGHVTSRQVQWQTLKKFLALAQYFRLPLFLADTAALTLLSHDALQQRDRTMHEPHCSFLCAGRPITSFALQASRWKDQPGFLLAAEEKGFELLEVRGHDPRLASLDTLSGEEIPLHFLFRLHGYVIQVGGATVTCSPAALLWFCCCSTAACLQVVLLYERSGNYLWHGVLRLKAGMDRSFAPFNLLDYGRHGGAYDRPELILTVVDNLDVRVPRNISRFLAQRRRARFLECRYHDARSFLQLYPEDSSAAAVEFRRKAKTLLSLAAQTLGELDVPFWISSGTCLGWFRQCSIISYSRDVDIGVFIADFRPDIIPAFRAAGLSLKHKFGKVEDSLELSFLGEDVKLDIFFFYKDGDVVWNGGTQAKSGRKFKYVFPSFSLCWAELLEVKVRVPCETLDYIMANYGATWSVPVRSWDWKSSPSNVIENGVWPVAEWAGLIQVY, from the exons ATGCCTCGCGTGAACCGGACACTCGTGTTTGTGCTGCTGCTCGTGAGCAGCTGCGCGTTCCTGCTCTTCCAGCTCTACTACTACCGGAATTACGTCAGCAAG CAAACTGGTCTACACCTCCTGAACCCTGGAGGTCATGTGACCTCACGCCAGGTCCAATGG CAGACCCTCAAGAAGTTCCTGGCCTTGGCTCAGTACTTCCGGCTGCCGCTGTTCCTCGCCGACACCGCCGCGCTCACGCTGCTCTCCCATGATGCTCTGCAGCAGCGAGACCGCACCATGCATGAGCCACACTGCAGCTTCCTGTGCGCTGGCCGGCCAATCACCTCCTTCGCTCTGCAGGCCAGCCGGTGGAAGGACCAG CCTGGCTTCCTATTGGCCGCTGAGGAGAAAGGCTTCGAGCTGCTGGAAGTCCGAGGACACGACCCGCGATTGGCCAGTCTGGACACCCTATCAGGGGAAGAGATCCCCCTGCACTTCCTGTTCCGCCTCCACGGCTACGTCATCCAGGTGGGTGGAGCCACGGTCACCTGCTCACCGGCTGCTttgctctggttctgctgctgtagtACCGCTGCTTGTCTCCAGGTGGTGCTGCTGTACGAGCGCAGTGGAAACTACCTGTGGCACGGCGTCCTGCGTCTAAAGGCCGGCATGGATCGGAGCTTTGCCCCCTTTAACCTGCTGGACTACGGACGCCATGGCGGAGCCTACGATAG GCCAGAGCTGATACTCACAGTCGTCGACAACCTCGACGTCCGGGTCCCACGCAACATTTCCCGCTTCCTGGCGCAGCGGCGGCGGGCCCGCTTCCTGGAGTGTCGTTACCACGACGCCCGCAGCTTCCTGCAG CTCTACCCTGAGGATTCATCGGCGGCGGCCGTGGAGTTTCGTAGGAAAGCCAAGACGTTGCTGAGTTTAGCCGCTCAGACGCTGGGGGAGCTTGACGTCCCGTTCTGGATCAGCAGCGGCACCTGTCTGG GATGGTTCCGGCAGTGCAGCATCATCTCCTACAGCCGGGACGTGGACATCGGCGTCTTCATCGCAGACTTTAGGCCCGACATCATCCCAGCCTTCAGAGCCGCGGGGCTGTCTCTCAAACACAAGTTTGGAAAG GTGGAGGACAGTCTGGAGTTGTCCTTTCTGGGTGAGGACGTCAAACTGgacattttcttcttctacaaAGATGGAGACGTTGTGTGGAACGGAGGAACGCAGGCGAAGAGCGGCAGGAAGTTCAA GTACGTCTTCCCTTCATTCTCGCTGTGCTGGGCGGAGCTTCTGGAGGTCAAAGTTCGTGTTCCATGCGAAACGCTTGACTACATCATGGCGAACTACGGCGCCACCTGGAGCGTCCCCGTGAGGAGCTGGGACTGGAAGTCGTCTCCCAGCAATGTGATTGAAAACGGGGTGTGGCCTGTGGCGGAGTGGGCGGGGCTTATCCAGGTGTACTAA
- the ufc1 gene encoding ubiquitin-fold modifier-conjugating enzyme 1: MADEATRKAVSQIPLLKTHAGPRERALWPQRLKEEYQALIRFVEQNKAADNDWFRLESNPDGTRWTGTCWFVHELLRYEFGVEFDIPVTYPETAPELAVPELDGKTAKMFRGGKICLTEHFAPLWARNVPRFGIAHLMALGLAPWLAVEIPDLISKGHVVHKEKSRDVAE, encoded by the coding sequence ATGGCGGACGAGGCCACGCGCAAAGCCGTCTCACAGATCCCGCTGCTGAAGACGCACGCGGGCCCGCGGGAGCGCGCGCTGTGGCCGCAGCGGCTGAAGGAGGAGTACCAGGCTCTGATCCGGTTCGTGGAGCAGAACAAGGCCGCCGATAACGACTGGTTCCGCCTGGAGTCCAACCCGGACGGCACGCGCTGGACCGGGACCTGCTGGTTCGTGCACGAACTGCTTCGCTACGAGTTCGGCGTAGAGTTCGACATCCCGGTGACGTACCCGGAAACGGCGCCGGAACTGGCGGTTCCGGAGCTGGACGGGAAAACCGCCAAGATGTTCCGCGGCGGGAAGATCTGCCTCACCGAGCACTTCGCGCCGCTGTGGGCGCGCAACGTGCCGCGCTTCGGGATCGCGCACCTCATGGCGCTCGGGCTCGCGCCTTGGCTTGCGGTGGAGATCCCGGACCTGATCAGCAAAGGTCACGTGGTCCACAAGGAGAAGTCACGGGACGTAGCGGAGTGA
- the fktn gene encoding fukutin isoform X2, giving the protein MPRVNRTLVFVLLLVSSCAFLLFQLYYYRNYVSKQTGLHLLNPGGHVTSRQVQWQTLKKFLALAQYFRLPLFLADTAALTLLSHDALQQRDRTMHEPHCSFLCAGRPITSFALQASRWKDQPGFLLAAEEKGFELLEVRGHDPRLASLDTLSGEEIPLHFLFRLHGYVIQVVLLYERSGNYLWHGVLRLKAGMDRSFAPFNLLDYGRHGGAYDRPELILTVVDNLDVRVPRNISRFLAQRRRARFLECRYHDARSFLQLYPEDSSAAAVEFRRKAKTLLSLAAQTLGELDVPFWISSGTCLGWFRQCSIISYSRDVDIGVFIADFRPDIIPAFRAAGLSLKHKFGKVEDSLELSFLGEDVKLDIFFFYKDGDVVWNGGTQAKSGRKFKYVFPSFSLCWAELLEVKVRVPCETLDYIMANYGATWSVPVRSWDWKSSPSNVIENGVWPVAEWAGLIQVY; this is encoded by the exons ATGCCTCGCGTGAACCGGACACTCGTGTTTGTGCTGCTGCTCGTGAGCAGCTGCGCGTTCCTGCTCTTCCAGCTCTACTACTACCGGAATTACGTCAGCAAG CAAACTGGTCTACACCTCCTGAACCCTGGAGGTCATGTGACCTCACGCCAGGTCCAATGG CAGACCCTCAAGAAGTTCCTGGCCTTGGCTCAGTACTTCCGGCTGCCGCTGTTCCTCGCCGACACCGCCGCGCTCACGCTGCTCTCCCATGATGCTCTGCAGCAGCGAGACCGCACCATGCATGAGCCACACTGCAGCTTCCTGTGCGCTGGCCGGCCAATCACCTCCTTCGCTCTGCAGGCCAGCCGGTGGAAGGACCAG CCTGGCTTCCTATTGGCCGCTGAGGAGAAAGGCTTCGAGCTGCTGGAAGTCCGAGGACACGACCCGCGATTGGCCAGTCTGGACACCCTATCAGGGGAAGAGATCCCCCTGCACTTCCTGTTCCGCCTCCACGGCTACGTCATCCAG GTGGTGCTGCTGTACGAGCGCAGTGGAAACTACCTGTGGCACGGCGTCCTGCGTCTAAAGGCCGGCATGGATCGGAGCTTTGCCCCCTTTAACCTGCTGGACTACGGACGCCATGGCGGAGCCTACGATAG GCCAGAGCTGATACTCACAGTCGTCGACAACCTCGACGTCCGGGTCCCACGCAACATTTCCCGCTTCCTGGCGCAGCGGCGGCGGGCCCGCTTCCTGGAGTGTCGTTACCACGACGCCCGCAGCTTCCTGCAG CTCTACCCTGAGGATTCATCGGCGGCGGCCGTGGAGTTTCGTAGGAAAGCCAAGACGTTGCTGAGTTTAGCCGCTCAGACGCTGGGGGAGCTTGACGTCCCGTTCTGGATCAGCAGCGGCACCTGTCTGG GATGGTTCCGGCAGTGCAGCATCATCTCCTACAGCCGGGACGTGGACATCGGCGTCTTCATCGCAGACTTTAGGCCCGACATCATCCCAGCCTTCAGAGCCGCGGGGCTGTCTCTCAAACACAAGTTTGGAAAG GTGGAGGACAGTCTGGAGTTGTCCTTTCTGGGTGAGGACGTCAAACTGgacattttcttcttctacaaAGATGGAGACGTTGTGTGGAACGGAGGAACGCAGGCGAAGAGCGGCAGGAAGTTCAA GTACGTCTTCCCTTCATTCTCGCTGTGCTGGGCGGAGCTTCTGGAGGTCAAAGTTCGTGTTCCATGCGAAACGCTTGACTACATCATGGCGAACTACGGCGCCACCTGGAGCGTCCCCGTGAGGAGCTGGGACTGGAAGTCGTCTCCCAGCAATGTGATTGAAAACGGGGTGTGGCCTGTGGCGGAGTGGGCGGGGCTTATCCAGGTGTACTAA
- the fktn gene encoding fukutin isoform X3, which yields MPRVNRTLVFVLLLVSSCAFLLFQLYYYRNYVSKQTGLHLLNPGGHVTSRQVQWTLKKFLALAQYFRLPLFLADTAALTLLSHDALQQRDRTMHEPHCSFLCAGRPITSFALQASRWKDQPGFLLAAEEKGFELLEVRGHDPRLASLDTLSGEEIPLHFLFRLHGYVIQVVLLYERSGNYLWHGVLRLKAGMDRSFAPFNLLDYGRHGGAYDRPELILTVVDNLDVRVPRNISRFLAQRRRARFLECRYHDARSFLQLYPEDSSAAAVEFRRKAKTLLSLAAQTLGELDVPFWISSGTCLGWFRQCSIISYSRDVDIGVFIADFRPDIIPAFRAAGLSLKHKFGKVEDSLELSFLGEDVKLDIFFFYKDGDVVWNGGTQAKSGRKFKYVFPSFSLCWAELLEVKVRVPCETLDYIMANYGATWSVPVRSWDWKSSPSNVIENGVWPVAEWAGLIQVY from the exons ATGCCTCGCGTGAACCGGACACTCGTGTTTGTGCTGCTGCTCGTGAGCAGCTGCGCGTTCCTGCTCTTCCAGCTCTACTACTACCGGAATTACGTCAGCAAG CAAACTGGTCTACACCTCCTGAACCCTGGAGGTCATGTGACCTCACGCCAGGTCCAATGG ACCCTCAAGAAGTTCCTGGCCTTGGCTCAGTACTTCCGGCTGCCGCTGTTCCTCGCCGACACCGCCGCGCTCACGCTGCTCTCCCATGATGCTCTGCAGCAGCGAGACCGCACCATGCATGAGCCACACTGCAGCTTCCTGTGCGCTGGCCGGCCAATCACCTCCTTCGCTCTGCAGGCCAGCCGGTGGAAGGACCAG CCTGGCTTCCTATTGGCCGCTGAGGAGAAAGGCTTCGAGCTGCTGGAAGTCCGAGGACACGACCCGCGATTGGCCAGTCTGGACACCCTATCAGGGGAAGAGATCCCCCTGCACTTCCTGTTCCGCCTCCACGGCTACGTCATCCAG GTGGTGCTGCTGTACGAGCGCAGTGGAAACTACCTGTGGCACGGCGTCCTGCGTCTAAAGGCCGGCATGGATCGGAGCTTTGCCCCCTTTAACCTGCTGGACTACGGACGCCATGGCGGAGCCTACGATAG GCCAGAGCTGATACTCACAGTCGTCGACAACCTCGACGTCCGGGTCCCACGCAACATTTCCCGCTTCCTGGCGCAGCGGCGGCGGGCCCGCTTCCTGGAGTGTCGTTACCACGACGCCCGCAGCTTCCTGCAG CTCTACCCTGAGGATTCATCGGCGGCGGCCGTGGAGTTTCGTAGGAAAGCCAAGACGTTGCTGAGTTTAGCCGCTCAGACGCTGGGGGAGCTTGACGTCCCGTTCTGGATCAGCAGCGGCACCTGTCTGG GATGGTTCCGGCAGTGCAGCATCATCTCCTACAGCCGGGACGTGGACATCGGCGTCTTCATCGCAGACTTTAGGCCCGACATCATCCCAGCCTTCAGAGCCGCGGGGCTGTCTCTCAAACACAAGTTTGGAAAG GTGGAGGACAGTCTGGAGTTGTCCTTTCTGGGTGAGGACGTCAAACTGgacattttcttcttctacaaAGATGGAGACGTTGTGTGGAACGGAGGAACGCAGGCGAAGAGCGGCAGGAAGTTCAA GTACGTCTTCCCTTCATTCTCGCTGTGCTGGGCGGAGCTTCTGGAGGTCAAAGTTCGTGTTCCATGCGAAACGCTTGACTACATCATGGCGAACTACGGCGCCACCTGGAGCGTCCCCGTGAGGAGCTGGGACTGGAAGTCGTCTCCCAGCAATGTGATTGAAAACGGGGTGTGGCCTGTGGCGGAGTGGGCGGGGCTTATCCAGGTGTACTAA